The stretch of DNA TTTGGTCAACATTTGGGCtatccacgaatcgatccaatatGTTACATTTTCTTTGCATTTTGAATATAATTAAGCCATTTGCAATTTGTTGATACAAATGGGTAATGTCTGTAATGAATAAGCGGACCGCGATGAGCTTTCCATTTCAccgttctcaaaaaaaaattggtcaaGTTATACTTCCAACTCTTTTCTTAAGTCGTGAGCTTTCCACGTTGAAGCCTCTCATGGTCTCCCTTTGGTCATGGGCTAACGAACACCGTATAACATCCTGACTACAACCTAGGCACCCATTTTCTTCACACCTGTATCATTCCTAAGGCTTCGAGGTGTTTTGAAGTTGCTTGTTCAGTTGCTTGTTGATTAGGATAGAACTTTTGGTCAAGTGCCTCCAACTCTTTCTCTTCAAAGTCTAGCGTAACAAAATAATAGTTTTCTAAAGTTTTGCTCGATCATAATGTAAAACAATTCATATTTTCATGGTGTTATATCAGTAGATGCCCAAGTTTACTGTAGGACACCTATAATCCATTTATTTGAACCGAAATTAATCGCTAAAGACGCCGAAGAAGGAGGAGTTGTACACCAAATAAGACACGGCAGAACGAGGAGGTGAATTAATTTTCTTATGATGAATGAAGAATGGTTGAATAAATGCGGCTGTTCATTTGAAACTAGCgggttgttcattttttttccaaacgtgGTGCTAGAAGCGCACCGAGGATGTACGTTTAATACGTGGGTTATACTGAGATCGGCACGTTGTCGGTGTAGCTGATCAGAAGTCTGTACTATTATTCCATTCCTCTATTGTAGCTATATCAGTACGATAGAATTGCGAATTATGATTCCGTCATTGCGATGACACTTTTGTTGCGTTCGGGTGAACATTTATACATCGAAATATTTTAACATAAAACAAAACATGGATAAAAAATACAGTGATAGGTACTAGTGTTTCGTGCAATTGAGGGGATTCTTAGCTTAGTGTTAATTACTGACATTTGCCTTTGTGGAAAGTAGTATCCAGAACACCAAACCGCTCGTAAATTATTGATATTTAACAGTAAACACATGCATTTCTGTACCACAATGAAAGAAGTAGAAGATATATTAGGAGAAGTTCTGGATGTTagcctttgttttttttttatttcggttGAAATTAGCTAGGATGTTGAGGGGGTAGTGAATGCCTTCCCCAGGTGAATCCCAAGGATAATTGGCTGGGGGTATCCAGTACTGACAGAGAGAAACGCCGGCGCGAGCTGGTGAGATGTATGGGTATGTGTGGCACAGAAATTAAGATTAGCAGGGGGTACATAACAACAGTAACGAAAATTCGATGGTATCAAACCTCAGCTGTCACTTCATCATAGGTTATGTTGGTTTTAACGCCCAACGGCCAAACGATGTGCAGTTTGTCTTTGTTCAACTGTAGCAAGAACACGATCAGCACGAACAGTGCGTTGAACATGAAGAAAGCAAATACAGACTTGTTTCGCAGCTCGATCAGGTCGGACGCGATACGTGCCTGTTGATGTTGTCGTCGTTCGGTAGCGGTTGTCATCGTTGGAAGTCAGAGTTTGAGTCGTATTCGCGTCATTTCGAGAATTACAGTCCAAATAGTTTTCGTTTTGTGATTGATTTACAGAATGCGTTTCCGCAGTCCGGGTCGATTATTggtagaaaaagaaaaaagaaaaaaaaagaaaacagattATTATCTGTTGGAACAGGAGGCATTCAAACGTGATATTATAATCTTCAGCGTGTTTACAGTCCGAGACGATAATGACCAATCGATTTCGAATGCCTCCTTAATTTTACCTCCTGCGTTGCTTCGTCGTAGGTGATATTAGTTTTAACACCCAACGGCCATTTGACGTGAATGTGATCTTTGTTCAACTGAAGCAAGAATACTATCAGTACGAAGAGGGCATTAATCATAATGAATCCGAAAACGGACGAATCACGCAGTTCCTTCAGATCGTGTGCAATACGTGcctaaaattacaaaaaatattaatacgGTTCCTTGTTTATCGTTTCCTCGAACATGCCTGTTCCTCCTTATTCTGGTCGATTGGGTACAGATACTGGTCAATCATATCCTTCCAGAATTGTATCTCGGTGCTAGAGATGAAGTCAACTTCTCCCTTTTTCAGATCAGGATCCTCTATCCAATAGGGATTGGTTAGGAAATCGCGTTCATTTCTCTGCAGAGTGGATGTTTCCGATTCCGATTCTTCGTCGTCTTCTTCGGTGTCTTCAGCAACCGATCCAAGATGATTTTCCTTCGATCCGGATGACACTGTGCGCTTCCGATTGTGATGTCCGTGTGGATCTATGTGTTTCTCCAGCGTTTCGATCTTCTTCGTGATGTCTCCGAGTGCTTCAGCAATGTGAATCAGCTGGGCCTTTTCATCGGTTGTTTTGCCGTGAGTACACAGCAAACAACGGAACAGTCCGGCGATGGAAATCTCAATGGATCCTTCCTCGTCGGGGTTGGATCCAGTACCACCCTGGAGGAACCCAAGTAGAGACTTTTGTTTCGCCTTTTTGGCAGCCTCCTCTGCTTCTTTTTTCTCTTGTTCCATTTCTTTTTTGGTCTTCTTCGCCACAACCTCACGGGTTCCCCAGGAGACCACGTTCAAGTTGATGATCGAGTAAAGAATCAACAGCAGATACATAGATGGAATGGAAAGCAGGTAGATTATACCAGATGCGATACACCAGAATTCCTGCGGATGAAGACACGCTGCTATGAAGAACGACCCCGTCATTGCAATCAAGAAAATAGCCGATGGACTTCCGATACCGTCCTCGCCCAACTGCAATGCCGTACCGACAATGACTGCCATCATGATAAGGGCATATACCGTAGACAGAATCTGCGCCAGGAGCAGCTGTATGTTTGATTTACACGTGAAACAGACCAACATGAACAATAATATGGGTATGATGTTGTAATAGAACGAAGTCCAGTTATCAATCTTAAACGCAGCGACGAAAGCCCCCACCAACATAAGGAAAATCGTTCCCGGGCCAAGGATAGTACCACCCATCAACATCGTTTGGTAGAAGATGTACAACAACGAGATGTTGTCGTTAATCTTGATCGTTCGTTTATAATCCATAAGCAGATCCATGATATTGGCGATGGTGGACGGAACCCAACGACGACGTTGATTGTAGAACTCGTTGAATCCTTCCGGGCAGTGAGTGTACGCATCAGAAGCAGCTGAATATTCGACACGATAACCTCTCTGTAAAAGTAGCGTACATAACCAACGATCCTCTCCCTGATCGTACTGTACGTAGTGCCGAGCTTCATCGGAACGGGTGGTATATTTACGCATAACATTATCGTCCATCAGACCTTTACCTGTTCCAATAAATTAAATGTTAGCCAATACTTTAATGTTCACTTCCCTTGCATTACCTCTGAAAAGAGAAAAACATCCAGGACTACAAAGTACACAGCCAATCATATGTTCGGTGGCCTTCTGCAGCCAATGACCAATAGCGTATTCGAATTTCTGATACCACACCATAGGACCGGATCCGATGGGATGAATGCGTCCACAAGCGGCTCCCAGattcttatttttcttcatcaaaTCCACCAGTAATGTGACAGCGCTCGGGTTGAAATCGATGTCTCCGTCCAGTGTTAGTAGATAAGTATTTTCAGCCATAACATCTTTACGATCGACCGAAATCGGTAGTTCCATGAGACGATGTCCGAGAAGGTAGTACATGTACATGACCTGTTGGGAGCGGTGGATAGATGAGATGACTTTGATGATTACGCAATTTCACTTCCGTATCATACCTGAGACCAACGCTTACGATGTCGAATGCGATCTTTATCCTTAAGATGTGAGATAAGTTTGGTCTTTCCGGGCAAAGTCCACACCAACCGTCCTCCGTATGGTGTTGGGTATTTTTTCGGTGGTCGCAATCGTATGTTGGTCTGATGAACCTCTGACGCAGCTTCATCGATGGTGTCCACTAGAATTTTCACGAATCGGTTACACTGAATATCATCATCGCTgtgatcggaaatttcgaaCGCGTCATCGAAGAAAATGTGAGCTGAAAACAAGACTCCAAACAATGCTTGATCACTTAACCATTTCACAAACTTACTCTCAAATTCGTAATAATCCGGATCCACAATTCTCAGATACTTCTGCGCTACCCGTCTTGCACACTGATCCTCATCCATTCtcataatcgatttcaaaaacacCATCATCTCCTCCTTCGTTTCATGCCACAGTGTCGCACAAGCGTAGATTCTTGTAATGTGATCGGAGGACTTCACACTTGGTCTCGGAAGTGCCGAGCCGTCCGTGTGAACCGAAATAGTTTCGTAATACTCGTCACCCTTCTCCTTCTCAATTTCAGCTAAATCTTCCGTCTTGACATCTGCTTGATCATCGCGCCTTCTGTTCATTGCCATCGATTGATCGATCAGCAGTGCGTTGTACATCGGAGTAACGAAAAGTTTCTCAGTGCTGGCCAAACGTTCGCACTTTGGCGTCCAGATGTGCAGTGTGATCCAGGTTTGCGAGAGAAGCCACAGCAACCAGGCCCAGGCCATCTGCCGGGAAGCGAAGTCGCTCAACCTGAACACTGGAGGACTCTCGAAGAACAGATAGTCCGGGATTGTACCATGGAAGAAGCATGGATCATCATTTCTGATTCCACAGGCGGCAATTAGGAGGGAAATTGAAACTGGGATCGTGAGATTCACTGGAAACGCGTAGCTGAATCCTTGAATCAGGATCTTGCAGGCGAACTTGCCGAAAATGTAACAGAGATATGCACCCAAAATTTGGATTATCAACACATAGACGACCGTATTGTACGAAGCGTCAATATCTATAGTGTCACCGGCTTGTGATGCCTCGACAAGATCTGGAAGAGCCGAACTGAATGCCACATTTACTTCCTCCACGACGATTTTGTGCGGACCGAAACCGATACCAAACATGGTGAAGAGATTTGCTACCTCATTGCCTTGTATGAATAGAATCACTAAAACGAAGCA from Toxorhynchites rutilus septentrionalis strain SRP chromosome 3, ASM2978413v1, whole genome shotgun sequence encodes:
- the LOC129775792 gene encoding chitin synthase chs-2 isoform X4, with amino-acid sequence MSAIRHRPLAAQNESDDNFSDDESTPLTQEIYGGSQRTVQETKGWDVFRDPPIKEDTGSMADTACLEMMIKIMKILAYLVTFVIVLTGGVVAKGSILFMSSQLRRDRKITYCNRDLARDKQFVVSLPEEERIAWMWAIMIAFSVPEIGAFIRSTRICFFKSMKMPLKSHFLLVFLMESFHTIGLVLLFFVVLPEVDSVKGAMLTNCLCVIPGMLGLFSRTNKEGKRAVKTIVDLAALAAQITGFIVWPLLENRPMLWMIPVSAVLISCGWWENYVSAQSPFGFIRSMGRVKEDLKQTRYFTYMLLSIWKIILFFCFVLVILFIQGNEVANLFTMFGIGFGPHKIVVEEVNVAFSSALPDLVEASQAGDTIDIDASYNTVVYVLIIQILGAYLCYIFGKFACKILIQGFSYAFPVNLTIPVSISLLIAACGIRNDDPCFFHGTIPDYLFFESPPVFRLSDFASRQMAWAWLLWLLSQTWITLHIWTPKCERLASTEKLFVTPMYNALLIDQSMAMNRRRDDQADVKTEDLAEIEKEKGDEYYETISVHTDGSALPRPSVKSSDHITRIYACATLWHETKEEMMVFLKSIMRMDEDQCARRVAQKYLRIVDPDYYEFETHIFFDDAFEISDHSDDDIQCNRFVKILVDTIDEAASEVHQTNIRLRPPKKYPTPYGGRLVWTLPGKTKLISHLKDKDRIRHRKRWSQVMYMYYLLGHRLMELPISVDRKDVMAENTYLLTLDGDIDFNPSAVTLLVDLMKKNKNLGAACGRIHPIGSGPMVWYQKFEYAIGHWLQKATEHMIGCVLCSPGCFSLFRGKGLMDDNVMRKYTTRSDEARHYVQYDQGEDRWLCTLLLQRGYRVEYSAASDAYTHCPEGFNEFYNQRRRWVPSTIANIMDLLMDYKRTIKINDNISLLYIFYQTMLMGGTILGPGTIFLMLVGAFVAAFKIDNWTSFYYNIIPILLFMLVCFTCKSNIQLLLAQILSTVYALIMMAVIVGTALQLGEDGIGSPSAIFLIAMTGSFFIAACLHPQEFWCIASGIIYLLSIPSMYLLLILYSIINLNVVSWGTREVVAKKTKKEMEQEKKEAEEAAKKAKQKSLLGFLQGGTGSNPDEEGSIEISIAGLFRCLLCTHGKTTDEKAQLIHIAEALGDITKKIETLEKHIDPHGHHNRKRTVSSGSKENHLGSVAEDTEEDDEESESETSTLQRNERDFLTNPYWIEDPDLKKGEVDFISSTEIQFWKDMIDQYLYPIDQNKEEQARIASDLIELRNKSVFAFFMFNALFVLIVFLLQLNKDKLHIVWPLGVKTNITYDEVTAEVHISKEYLQLEPIGLVFVFFFALILIIQFTAMLFHRFGTLSHILASTELNWGCNKKPEELSQDALIDKHAVEIVKNLQRLQGIDGDYDNDSGSGPDRIARRRTIQNLEKARQPRRQIGTLDVAFKKRFLKLTADENNSGTPILTRRMTMRRETIRALEVRKNSVMAERRKSQMQTLGANNEYGITGVTNTNNNVPPRPTRISNAGVSVKDIFNVNGGPGGEIYGVTGQVNQAYEPVIEDDDRNSLRLQTRNQVTWSNNNGRL
- the LOC129775792 gene encoding chitin synthase chs-2 isoform X2, producing MYRRVSAANLSPATMMGAEENVYGVTGDEEDDFGDEEVQIGNRKPREGNYVSNKSHYYCRVAHDDEEDEYLIQRTVQETKGWDVFRDPPIKEDTGSMADTACLEMMIKIMKILAYLVTFVIVLTGGVVAKGSILFMSSQLRRDRKITYCNRDLARDKQFVVSLPEEERIAWMWAIMIAFSVPEIGAFIRSTRICFFKSMKMPLKSHFLLVFLMESFHTIGLVLLFFVVLPEVDSVKGAMLTNCLCVIPGMLGLFSRTNKEGKRAVKTIVDLAALAAQITGFIVWPLLENRPMLWMIPVSAVLISCGWWENYVSAQSPFGFIRSMGRVKEDLKQTRYFTYMLLSIWKIILFFCFVLVILFIQGNEVANLFTMFGIGFGPHKIVVEEVNVAFSSALPDLVEASQAGDTIDIDASYNTVVYVLIIQILGAYLCYIFGKFACKILIQGFSYAFPVNLTIPVSISLLIAACGIRNDDPCFFHGTIPDYLFFESPPVFRLSDFASRQMAWAWLLWLLSQTWITLHIWTPKCERLASTEKLFVTPMYNALLIDQSMAMNRRRDDQADVKTEDLAEIEKEKGDEYYETISVHTDGSALPRPSVKSSDHITRIYACATLWHETKEEMMVFLKSIMRMDEDQCARRVAQKYLRIVDPDYYEFETHIFFDDAFEISDHSDDDIQCNRFVKILVDTIDEAASEVHQTNIRLRPPKKYPTPYGGRLVWTLPGKTKLISHLKDKDRIRHRKRWSQVMYMYYLLGHRLMELPISVDRKDVMAENTYLLTLDGDIDFNPSAVTLLVDLMKKNKNLGAACGRIHPIGSGPMVWYQKFEYAIGHWLQKATEHMIGCVLCSPGCFSLFRGKGLMDDNVMRKYTTRSDEARHYVQYDQGEDRWLCTLLLQRGYRVEYSAASDAYTHCPEGFNEFYNQRRRWVPSTIANIMDLLMDYKRTIKINDNISLLYIFYQTMLMGGTILGPGTIFLMLVGAFVAAFKIDNWTSFYYNIIPILLFMLVCFTCKSNIQLLLAQILSTVYALIMMAVIVGTALQLGEDGIGSPSAIFLIAMTGSFFIAACLHPQEFWCIASGIIYLLSIPSMYLLLILYSIINLNVVSWGTREVVAKKTKKEMEQEKKEAEEAAKKAKQKSLLGFLQGGTGSNPDEEGSIEISIAGLFRCLLCTHGKTTDEKAQLIHIAEALGDITKKIETLEKHIDPHGHHNRKRTVSSGSKENHLGSVAEDTEEDDEESESETSTLQRNERDFLTNPYWIEDPDLKKGEVDFISSTEIQFWKDMIDQYLYPIDQNKEEQARIASDLIELRNKSVFAFFMFNALFVLIVFLLQLNKDKLHIVWPLGVKTNITYDEVTAEVHISKEYLQLEPIGLVFVFFFALILIIQFTAMLFHRFGTLSHILASTELNWGCNKKPEELSQDALIDKHAVEIVKNLQRLQGIDGDYDNDSGSGPDRIARRRTIQNLEKARQPRRQIGTLDVAFKKRFLKLTADENNSGTPILTRRMTMRRETIRALEVRKNSVMAERRKSQMQTLGANNEYGITGVTNTNNNVPPRPTRISNAGVSVKDIFNVNGGPGGEIYGVTGQVNQAYEPVIEDDDRNSLRLQTRNQVTWSNNNGRL
- the LOC129775792 gene encoding chitin synthase chs-2 isoform X3: MSAIRHRPLAAQNESDDNFSDDESTPLTQEIYGGSQRTVQETKGWDVFRDPPIKEDTGSMADTACLEMMIKIMKILAYLVTFVIVLTGGVVAKGSILFMSSQLRRDRKITYCNRDLARDKQFVVSLPEEERIAWMWAIMIAFSVPEIGAFIRSTRICFFKSMKMPLKSHFLLVFLMESFHTIGLVLLFFVVLPEVDSVKGAMLTNCLCVIPGMLGLFSRTNKEGKRAVKTIVDLAALAAQITGFIVWPLLENRPMLWMIPVSAVLISCGWWENYVSAQSPFGFIRSMGRVKEDLKQTRYFTYMLLSIWKIILFFCFVLVILFIQGNEVANLFTMFGIGFGPHKIVVEEVNVAFSSALPDLVEASQAGDTIDIDASYNTVVYVLIIQILGAYLCYIFGKFACKILIQGFSYAFPVNLTIPVSISLLIAACGIRNDDPCFFHGTIPDYLFFESPPVFRLSDFASRQMAWAWLLWLLSQTWITLHIWTPKCERLASTEKLFVTPMYNALLIDQSMAMNRRRDDQADVKTEDLAEIEKEKGDEYYETISVHTDGSALPRPSVKSSDHITRIYACATLWHETKEEMMVFLKSIMRMDEDQCARRVAQKYLRIVDPDYYEFETHIFFDDAFEISDHSDDDIQCNRFVKILVDTIDEAASEVHQTNIRLRPPKKYPTPYGGRLVWTLPGKTKLISHLKDKDRIRHRKRWSQVMYMYYLLGHRLMELPISVDRKDVMAENTYLLTLDGDIDFNPSAVTLLVDLMKKNKNLGAACGRIHPIGSGPMVWYQKFEYAIGHWLQKATEHMIGCVLCSPGCFSLFRGKGLMDDNVMRKYTTRSDEARHYVQYDQGEDRWLCTLLLQRGYRVEYSAASDAYTHCPEGFNEFYNQRRRWVPSTIANIMDLLMDYKRTIKINDNISLLYIFYQTMLMGGTILGPGTIFLMLVGAFVAAFKIDNWTSFYYNIIPILLFMLVCFTCKSNIQLLLAQILSTVYALIMMAVIVGTALQLGEDGIGSPSAIFLIAMTGSFFIAACLHPQEFWCIASGIIYLLSIPSMYLLLILYSIINLNVVSWGTREVVAKKTKKEMEQEKKEAEEAAKKAKQKSLLGFLQGGTGSNPDEEGSIEISIAGLFRCLLCTHGKTTDEKAQLIHIAEALGDITKKIETLEKHIDPHGHHNRKRTVSSGSKENHLGSVAEDTEEDDEESESETSTLQRNERDFLTNPYWIEDPDLKKGEVDFISSTEIQFWKDMIDQYLYPIDQNKEEQARIAHDLKELRDSSVFGFIMINALFVLIVFLLQLNKDHIHVKWPLGVKTNITYDEATQEVHISKEYLQLEPIGLVFVFFFALILIIQFTAMLFHRFGTLSHILASTELNWGCNKKPEELSQDALIDKHAVEIVKNLQRLQGIDGDYDNDSGSGPDRIARRRTIQNLEKARQPRRQIGTLDVAFKKRFLKLTADENNSGTPILTRRMTMRRETIRALEVRKNSVMAERRKSQMQTLGANNEYGITGVTNTNNNVPPRPTRISNAGVSVKDIFNVNGGPGGEIYGVTGQVNQAYEPVIEDDDRNSLRLQTRNQVTWSNNNGRL
- the LOC129775792 gene encoding chitin synthase chs-2 isoform X1 produces the protein MYRRVSAANLSPATMMGAEENVYGVTGDEEDDFGDEEVQIGNRKPREGNYVSNKSHYYCRVAHDDEEDEYLIQRTVQETKGWDVFRDPPIKEDTGSMADTACLEMMIKIMKILAYLVTFVIVLTGGVVAKGSILFMSSQLRRDRKITYCNRDLARDKQFVVSLPEEERIAWMWAIMIAFSVPEIGAFIRSTRICFFKSMKMPLKSHFLLVFLMESFHTIGLVLLFFVVLPEVDSVKGAMLTNCLCVIPGMLGLFSRTNKEGKRAVKTIVDLAALAAQITGFIVWPLLENRPMLWMIPVSAVLISCGWWENYVSAQSPFGFIRSMGRVKEDLKQTRYFTYMLLSIWKIILFFCFVLVILFIQGNEVANLFTMFGIGFGPHKIVVEEVNVAFSSALPDLVEASQAGDTIDIDASYNTVVYVLIIQILGAYLCYIFGKFACKILIQGFSYAFPVNLTIPVSISLLIAACGIRNDDPCFFHGTIPDYLFFESPPVFRLSDFASRQMAWAWLLWLLSQTWITLHIWTPKCERLASTEKLFVTPMYNALLIDQSMAMNRRRDDQADVKTEDLAEIEKEKGDEYYETISVHTDGSALPRPSVKSSDHITRIYACATLWHETKEEMMVFLKSIMRMDEDQCARRVAQKYLRIVDPDYYEFETHIFFDDAFEISDHSDDDIQCNRFVKILVDTIDEAASEVHQTNIRLRPPKKYPTPYGGRLVWTLPGKTKLISHLKDKDRIRHRKRWSQVMYMYYLLGHRLMELPISVDRKDVMAENTYLLTLDGDIDFNPSAVTLLVDLMKKNKNLGAACGRIHPIGSGPMVWYQKFEYAIGHWLQKATEHMIGCVLCSPGCFSLFRGKGLMDDNVMRKYTTRSDEARHYVQYDQGEDRWLCTLLLQRGYRVEYSAASDAYTHCPEGFNEFYNQRRRWVPSTIANIMDLLMDYKRTIKINDNISLLYIFYQTMLMGGTILGPGTIFLMLVGAFVAAFKIDNWTSFYYNIIPILLFMLVCFTCKSNIQLLLAQILSTVYALIMMAVIVGTALQLGEDGIGSPSAIFLIAMTGSFFIAACLHPQEFWCIASGIIYLLSIPSMYLLLILYSIINLNVVSWGTREVVAKKTKKEMEQEKKEAEEAAKKAKQKSLLGFLQGGTGSNPDEEGSIEISIAGLFRCLLCTHGKTTDEKAQLIHIAEALGDITKKIETLEKHIDPHGHHNRKRTVSSGSKENHLGSVAEDTEEDDEESESETSTLQRNERDFLTNPYWIEDPDLKKGEVDFISSTEIQFWKDMIDQYLYPIDQNKEEQARIAHDLKELRDSSVFGFIMINALFVLIVFLLQLNKDHIHVKWPLGVKTNITYDEATQEVHISKEYLQLEPIGLVFVFFFALILIIQFTAMLFHRFGTLSHILASTELNWGCNKKPEELSQDALIDKHAVEIVKNLQRLQGIDGDYDNDSGSGPDRIARRRTIQNLEKARQPRRQIGTLDVAFKKRFLKLTADENNSGTPILTRRMTMRRETIRALEVRKNSVMAERRKSQMQTLGANNEYGITGVTNTNNNVPPRPTRISNAGVSVKDIFNVNGGPGGEIYGVTGQVNQAYEPVIEDDDRNSLRLQTRNQVTWSNNNGRL